A window of Nitrospira sp. contains these coding sequences:
- a CDS encoding TlpA family protein disulfide reductase — protein sequence MKRILFALAMALVPLWAFHSVFAAGFFKVGEPAPAFALTSITGDAVALEQLRGKVVVLGLFHICDPCMMQGTNLQKVQEAIAGKNVAVIGINSAGNSKRDVGEFLSAFPVKVTYPYLLDPNKTTDKLYGGGKFIPNVYVIDQRGVIRWQRVGNMELAGAEVIMQEVEKLLASAPGGGAGAM from the coding sequence ATGAAACGTATATTGTTTGCCCTGGCGATGGCATTGGTCCCGTTGTGGGCCTTCCACTCGGTGTTTGCTGCTGGGTTTTTCAAAGTCGGGGAACCTGCCCCTGCGTTCGCGTTGACGTCCATCACCGGGGACGCTGTCGCCCTTGAGCAGCTGCGTGGAAAAGTGGTGGTTCTGGGGCTGTTTCATATCTGCGACCCCTGTATGATGCAAGGCACCAATCTGCAAAAAGTGCAGGAAGCGATCGCGGGGAAAAATGTCGCCGTCATCGGCATCAATTCGGCGGGAAACTCGAAACGAGATGTGGGTGAGTTCTTGAGCGCATTCCCAGTGAAGGTGACGTATCCCTATCTGCTTGATCCGAATAAGACGACTGACAAGCTGTATGGCGGGGGCAAGTTCATTCCCAATGTATATGTGATTGACCAACGGGGCGTGATCCGATGGCAGCGGGTCGGCAATATGGAACTGGCCGGCGCAGAGGTTATCATGCAGGAAGTCGAGAAGCTCTTGGCCTCCGCACCCGGGGGTGGCGCAGGAGCGATGTAA
- a CDS encoding tetratricopeptide repeat protein, with protein sequence MALRNGLSEELNRQGNEHFARGHYTDAYACYAKALECDRLTGDHRALSATLGNLGNICAVSGRRESAQSYYQEVLELQKVLGDEKGIGTTLANLGNLRADAGEWDRARAYYLEALDIMTRVHDELGKAVLFSDLGLVARETGQCDDALRYYEQSLVLMRRLNNQGGVADAWRMMGRTFVVQKRYEDAIACCQTSQSIAERSRDELRAGGARYVLAQCYEDLGQIHIAAELLEQVVRMDRKYHLPKLAENMTRLECLRARLQAENPILPPSRSQA encoded by the coding sequence ATGGCCCTCCGTAATGGACTTTCTGAAGAACTGAACCGCCAAGGCAACGAGCATTTTGCTCGCGGGCACTACACGGATGCCTATGCCTGCTACGCCAAAGCTTTGGAGTGTGACCGTCTGACGGGCGATCATCGGGCGCTCAGCGCCACGCTGGGCAACCTCGGCAATATTTGCGCGGTCAGTGGTCGGCGCGAGTCGGCCCAAAGTTATTACCAAGAGGTGCTGGAGCTTCAAAAGGTTCTCGGGGATGAAAAAGGCATTGGGACCACTCTGGCGAATCTGGGGAATTTGCGTGCCGATGCGGGAGAATGGGATCGGGCGCGGGCCTATTACCTCGAGGCTCTGGATATCATGACCCGCGTTCACGATGAACTCGGCAAGGCCGTGTTGTTTTCCGATCTTGGCCTGGTGGCGCGGGAAACGGGGCAGTGTGATGACGCGTTGCGGTACTATGAGCAATCGTTGGTGCTCATGCGTCGCTTGAATAACCAGGGTGGAGTGGCGGATGCCTGGCGGATGATGGGACGAACATTCGTCGTGCAAAAGCGCTATGAGGATGCTATCGCCTGCTGTCAAACCAGCCAATCGATCGCCGAACGCAGCCGTGATGAATTGCGAGCAGGTGGTGCGCGGTATGTGCTGGCACAATGTTATGAAGATCTGGGACAAATACACATTGCCGCGGAGTTACTGGAGCAAGTCGTACGAATGGATCGCAAATATCATCTTCCCAAATTAGCGGAAAACATGACTCGCCTTGAATGTCTTCGCGCCCGCCTGCAAGCCGAAAATCCCATCCTCCCACCCAGCCGGTCACAGGCATGA